A part of Pseudoliparis swirei isolate HS2019 ecotype Mariana Trench chromosome 8, NWPU_hadal_v1, whole genome shotgun sequence genomic DNA contains:
- the LOC130198493 gene encoding uncharacterized protein LOC130198493, giving the protein MESSQQHSDLPTQLLMALGQMLEGMAAMQRDQSEANRQLLGALLAQAERQMKALDRLAARTAATPPNPSPLAGVEVTKMTTADNVQSFLETFEVTAEACGWPAVEWAVRLLPLLTGEAQTAALSLSPAARHNYAAVRKAVIDRLGLTPQDHQRRFREATLGPKDRPFTYAHQLKDAATRWLQPGNSGGAQAAVEKVVREQFVEGLPTGTAEWVRCHGPTSLEAAIALAEDHLAVHPGGQVDSSLAPDSPTRPLTRPIQAPANTGTLPNPQTDASNRGLGAVLSQQVEGFDRPVLYISRKLSERERRYSTVEKECLAIRWAVDSLRYYLLGRSFTLWSDHAPLQWLHRMKDTNARITRWYLALQPFNFKVIHRPGTQMVVADFLSRSHGGEGE; this is encoded by the exons atggagagcagccAGCAACACTCGGATCTGCCGACCCAGCTATTGATggcgctggggcagatgctggagggGATGGCAGCTATGCAGCGGGACCAGTCAGAGGCAAACCGGCAACTATTGGGGGcactcctggcccaggcagagaggcagatgaAAGCCCTGGACCGGCTCGCCGCCCGGACAGCTGCGACTCCACCAAACCCTTCACCCTTGGCGGGGGTGGAGGTCACGAAGATGACGACGGCAGACAACGTTCAATCGTTTCTGGAGACGTTTGAGGTGACGGCGGAGGCGTGTGGCTGGCCTGCGGTGGAGTGGGCGGTCCGTCTACTGCCTCttctcaccggggaggcgcagacagcGGCGCTGTCGCTATCCCCGGCAGCGCGGCACAATTACGCGGCCGTGCGTAAAGCCGTCATCGATCGGCTGGGACTGACTCCGCAGGACCACCAGCGGAGGTTCCGGGAGGCAACGCTGGGACCCAAGGACCGGCCGTTTACCTATGCACACCAGCTGAAGGACGCCGCCACCAGATGGTTGCAGCCCGGGAACTCCGGAGGGGCGCAGGCGGCGGTGGAGAAGGTCGTCAGGGAGCAGTTTGTGGAGGGGCTGCCGACCggaacagcagagtgggtccgctgtcacggccccacgtcgctggaggccgccattgcactggcggaggaccacctggcggtacACCCCGGCGGGCAGGTCGACAGCTCACTGGCTCCGGACAGTCCGACGCGGCCACTGACGCGACCCATACAGGCCCCAgcaaacaccggcacccttcccaacccacag accgatgcgtcgaacagagggctgggggccgttttgtcccagcaggtagaggggtttgaccgccccgtgctgtacatcagccgcaagctgtcggagagggagcgcaggtacagcacggtggagaaggagtgcctcgccatccggtgggcggtcgactccctgcgctactacctcctgggacgctcattcaccctctggtcggaccacgccccgctccaatggctccaccgcatgaaagataccaacgcccgaatcactcggtggtatctggctttacagccttttaatttcaaagtgatccataggccggggacacagatggtcgtggccgacttcctctcccgctctcatgggggggagggggagtag